A genome region from Sphingomonas anseongensis includes the following:
- a CDS encoding winged helix-turn-helix domain-containing protein, which yields MAEETLSTRLVEVESMLDRSRRRFEEGTRLVEEAHKALAEIQQALIGSPDSISPQESEEAASRLLTSLRASGGEMPETLCGGRLSVDQMQRLIRIDGHPIGITEMEYRVLELLAFARNNVVTRAMLLKHLYRRADDQPQPKIIDVFISKLRKKLRSAAGGTEFIETIPQRGWILRDISPQSGA from the coding sequence ATGGCTGAAGAAACGCTCTCGACCCGCCTGGTGGAAGTCGAGTCGATGCTCGACCGCTCACGGCGTCGCTTCGAGGAAGGCACCCGCCTGGTCGAGGAAGCACACAAGGCACTCGCCGAAATCCAGCAGGCGCTGATCGGATCGCCCGACAGCATATCACCGCAGGAAAGCGAGGAAGCCGCGTCGCGGCTCCTGACGTCGCTTCGAGCGTCGGGCGGCGAGATGCCCGAGACCCTGTGCGGCGGGCGGCTTTCAGTCGACCAGATGCAGCGCCTTATCCGGATCGACGGCCATCCGATCGGGATTACCGAGATGGAGTATCGGGTGCTGGAGCTGCTTGCCTTCGCCCGCAACAATGTCGTCACCCGAGCGATGCTTCTGAAGCACCTCTACCGCCGCGCCGACGACCAGCCGCAGCCCAAGATCATCGACGTCTTCATCTCCAAGCTGCGCAAGAAATTGCGGAGCGCGGCCGGAGGCACCGAGTTCATCGAGACGATCCCGCAGCGCGGCTGGATCCTTCGCGACATCTCCCCGCAGTCGGGCGCTTAA